The following are encoded in a window of Trichomycterus rosablanca isolate fTriRos1 chromosome 13, fTriRos1.hap1, whole genome shotgun sequence genomic DNA:
- the LOC134324910 gene encoding uncharacterized protein LOC134324910 yields the protein MDGDKAQYSRLMESLKRRQRLGPDELRLIAEHDSDEDHEGMTIEEEDFMDMELLDEGEEEDEEEQDEQRDQPTTSYR from the coding sequence atggatggagacaaggctcaatattcacgccttatggagtctctgaagaggagacagcggctaggccctgacgagcttagacttattgctgaacatgacagcgatgaagatcatgaaggcatgaccattgaagaggaggacttcatggacatggagctcctggatgaaggggaagaagaggatgaagaggagcaagatgagcagagggatcaaccaacaacctcctatcggtaa